From the genome of Brassica oleracea var. oleracea cultivar TO1000 chromosome C4, BOL, whole genome shotgun sequence:
ACTTAAACAATGAAGAATTTAATTTATTTTTTCCTTCAAAATCTAAATATCCGAACCCGATCCAAAATAACCGAATCCAAACATAAAATAACCGAACCCGACCCAAAATGTAAAAATATCCGAATGGGTTTTATACCTGTATACCGAAATATCCAAAAAGCCAAAATAACCGATCTGAACTCGAATGGGTATCCGAACAACCACTCGTAAGTGCTAAACATTTATGGAGAATTGTACTATTCATACGATTATGGAAACCATTAAGCCTAAAATAAAAATATATTATCATAATTATTCTACAAAATACACAGCTATACATTTTCAGCCGGTTCTTCTATACAATTAACTTTTTAAAACTATATATAATACGGAGGGAGTAACAAAATACCTAATATATCTTTTATCGTTACTGTTAAATTACCAATCAAAAACATACTTGATTACTTGAATCATACGAATTAATGAAAATAAAATTTTAAAAGGAAACTCACATATAGAAGCAATTACAAATTTTAAAAGGGACTCGCATATAAAAACAACAAAATACTGACACGATCGGGTCGGTCCTTAAAGAACTAACCTAGATACGTCAGCGAACTACGACAACAACATCCTTTATTTTTTACAAAACTATTGTTCGGGTGTTAAATTACTCACAATATTACTGTCACCAGTTTCATGATTTCTTTTGTCGTGAAAAAGAAAAATTGTAGTTTTACCCAGCAACTTAAGTTCTATGTTGAATTATCGGCTTCACTTGATCACCACAAATATGAACTGTATTTCTTTGGCGTGCGATTCAAATAAGTAGTTTAACAAAATATAAAATAGCGTATTATAATAATACGTGCGAAATCGTATATTATCTACTGAAAGTCTGAAAAAAAAAATTAACCAACTCAACTTGTAAACCAGTTTGTCATATTCTGTTTCTGGAAATAAAAGGTTGTGGAATCTTGGCGTATGTATACTTTATATTTACACATGAATTAAGTATTATTTATATTTTCATATATCCCGCAAAACAGAATTAACATCATGCAACGCTTTTAAAATTAATTAATCGAAAAACACACGCAAGTCTCATTCACCATCCCCTCAAAATTGTTCTTTTTCTTTTCTTATCTCTCTAAAAGTTACAAAAGCGACAACAAAGTTACTCTCTCTCTACAATGGCGTGTCTATATAAAGCAACAAGGTTGTGGAAACATAACTACCATCTTCATTACTTCTCCATAACCAAACCGAGAAATCAAAAACAAGACAAGAGACAGATCTTCAGAACTCGTTTTGAGGATGAAACTGATTGAGAAGACGATGAACAAGTCTATCAAGGAGGAGGAGAAAGATGATGGAAGCAAAATCTTCCAGACGATCGAAGTAGCTAAGGTTGACCACCGGAGCAACGTATCTCCGCCGCCGTCGGCTGGTACCACCACACCATTGGTAGAAGTTTCCACCGGCGACGAGCTTAGCCTGCTTCCTCCGTTGAACTTTGCGATGGTCGATAACGGTATCTTCCGGTCTGGATTCCCGGACTCGACCAACTTCTCCTTCCTCAAGACTCTTGGCCTTCGCTCAATCATGTAAGCATTACGATCAGTTGAGTATATTTTCTAAATAAAAACATATATATAGGAATAGTTTATTGAAGATTTTCTTGTTCTTGTTTCTGTGAAAGATCGTTGTGTCCAGAGGCGTATCCTGAGAACAACATGCAGTTCCTCAAATTCAATGGGATTAAGCTTTTCCAGTTTGGCATTAAAGGCTCTAAGGTTTGTGTCTGCTTTTGCTTTTTATTATGTTGGCACTTTCTTGCTACTCTGTTTTCCCCAATGCCCATTTACTTTGATCATTGTCTTGCTTGCTCAGTAATTCTGTTTTACCAAGTGTTATTAGCTCAACTGAAAAGTATACAATGCAAATCTTAAAGGTCACGTTAATGAATGACTCTTATATTAGAGCAATATAATGTGTTTTTGAGCAAAAAAAAACTGATATTAGAATTCCCAAGAACCCTTCTAGATACCCTAGTGACAATTATTCCATTTTTAGTGAACCTCTCTTTTCCCTGAACTACATAAAGGGAATTCTCAGAATTTAAAGTTTATATCTTTAAATTTGCAGTGTCTCCCAGGATTGGAGAACGAGGTTTGGTTGCATCTTCGGAAGCATCAGAAAGAGGGTTCCTATACAAATGGAAATTCCAAAACTACGGTATTAACCTGAATACTATTTGGATGATACCTTCTTATCACAATCTGAATTGCTTAATATGCATGTATCCTAGCTAATTCGTCTTTAATCCTCGCTTAGTTTCATGTCACTTCAGAGTGGTCATTATCGTTGTCATGTTATGATTTAGACTTAAAAATGGCATTTCATGTGTGTGGATTTTTGTCTTGGACTTGACCCTTGTAAGAGACTATTCTAAACCACATTATATGACCTCCCAAGAAAAGCGTACACCATTCATTAAAATTCATGGCCCCATTGTTTGTTTCTTCTTGCCTTTTTTATTTTTGATAAGTATATTTCTTCTTGCCTTTCATCAACTATAATACCGCTTTGTCCTTTTACTGTATATATATTTTTAAAATTAGATAATGGGCTGCGTCAAATAAGTGCTGAGTTGCTTAATTCAATTCTTGTCAGAGATGCACTACTCTGAAAGTTTTTACTTTTCTTTTGTGTTTATGTGATACTGTTTTCTTGTTCATGTTAGTTGCGCGTGCACTTTGATGCATGAGTGGTATGTATACCTTATGCAATCTTGAACCAAAAAAATAAAATAAAACTGGTTCTTAAGGCAGCACAAGTTGTAGCTGAAAAGGACAATACATCTCAAACTTTTTGGTTCTGATTATGAAAACTTGCAGAAAGTGACTCGTCGAAAATGTGTTAGTGGTAAAGTTATCCACTTATGAACTGGTGGTAGGTATGTATCTAGATAAAGTTGGAAATGTGAAAGTGATAGATAGATAGTTCAGATGCTGTTATTTAAAACCTACCTATACCTGTCTCTTCATTTCAAGTGGCTTGTGTTTTGGTAAAATGACTCTTCGTTTCAAGGAAATGTTAGTAAGAGAGGGAAGAACAAAAAAAAAACTTGAGCGTAGAGTCGTTAACTAGTTGTCTTTATCGTAAAATGTCTTAGTGTAACTTTTTAGATTTCTACCGCAGCCATAAGTAACCAAACATTTTAATTTGTTGAACTTGTGATGGGGCGGCTAGTTTTAAATTGATATGGATCATCTTTATAACCGAAAAGAAAAGGCTAAAAGTAATTATAATTGTGCCAATATATATTGTTGTGGTAGTGATGAGAATTTTCTCTCCAATAGACTTGTCAATTAAGCTTTTTAGACTAGAAAACGATGTAAAGTGGCTTGTATCATCTTGTTAGAATGATTTGACTGGAAGGGCATGAATATTCCACAGTCATATTTTGTTTGTTGTGGTCTCTACTTTAATCTTCTTATTGGCTAAGATTCTTTATGTTGGGTGTGACAACTCTCTAGTCCTCATAGGAAGGCATTTTGGTTTTCATATTCGCTGCTTTTGATGGACCTTCTTTGATTTTGTGGCTGAAACTAAAACTTGCTAAGAAATCGATTGTGTGATCTAATCTTTCCTTATTTTTTTGCAGGAGCCATTTGTAAATATCTCAGATTATAAAATCCGTGAAGCACTTAAAGTCCTTCTTGGTACGAATCATAAAAAGCCCTAAAAGATACTATGTAAAAAAAAACATGTTTCACGCTAATATATGTCTAATAGTCTTTTCATTTCTTTCTAATCTTCAGATGAGAAGAACCATCCACTTTTGATTCATTGCAATCGAGGAAAGGTATGTAAAAGCGCGTAAAATCTCCTCCTTAATTAGACTAGTTGATCATATCTGTGTTTTTGACTTTAAAACAAATGTTATGTTGATATTGCAGCATAGGACAGGGTGTCTTGTTGGGTGCATGAGGAAACTCCAGAAATGGTGCTTGACATCGATCTTCGATGAGTACAAGCGATTTGCAGCGGCTAAAGCTAGAATATCAGATCAAATGTTCATGGATTTATTCGATGTTTCGAGTTTCAAAAACACTCCAATGTCTTTCTCTTGCTCCAGTAGTTAGGTAGATGAAGCAGCAGCAAACAACAACATTGTCCTTTGGATTTGATTGATTGATCCATCGGTCAGTCCCTTGAGCCTTTTTCGTATATCTTCTTAGCTGAATAACAAAAGGAGGAGAGCAATCATGAGCTACCAGAGGAATATCACCATCATTCTTCTTGTTTTTGTTTCTCTTTTCTCCTTATCCAATCAATAATAATACAACTATAGTAATTGGAAGAAGAAAGAAATAAGAGATTCATTTTCTTTTGATTTTTTTGTATGCTGATAATGCAATGTATCCATGTACTCAACTCATGTACTCAACTCATTCAGCTAGATAAATATAATAATAGTCATATTTATATCAGTGTTCCAAAAAAAAAGTCATATTTATATCTATATAAATAAATGTTCACTGAATATTCATCTTTCTATATGAATGATGTTATGTACAGTATTTTTGAATTAAAATTTTTGAATGTTTTAAATTAAACTATATTACATTTTATTTAAAAACTAAAACATAAATTAAAATATAAATTATTAATTAATGGTAAACTTTTATTCGAAAACTATGTGCAAAAAAACTTATAAAAAAATATTATTTGAAGATGGAATAAATCTGAGTTCCAACATGCCCATCTAATAAAAATCTGATTTTAATCATTTAAACTAGATTTCGATCCGCACAACCGAGCGGGTTTTTGTTTTCATTTATTTTAATATAAATATTTTGTTTTCAATTCTAAATTGATATATATTATAATATATATGTGTCTATCAATTTTTAAAACATAATAAGTTTACTGTTTATTTTTTTCATTGAATAAATTGTTTCAAACTTTCAACTGTATTTGTATCTTTTAGATTATTATTTCATTATTAAAATCGTAACTATATATATAAAGATTAGTAAAATATTGTTTTATTGTCATATTCAAAGATATTGTAACATTTCACAAATTTAGAAAATTTTCAAAAAAATAAACTTTTCGCTTCATAGATTTATATTATCGAGTAAATAATTAAACATTTAGTTTTTGTTTAATTTTTAAAATAAACTATATAATTTAAAAAAAAATTCAGTGGTTTAAGGTAGTAAAGATTAATCATTGTTAGATAATATGATTTTTGTTATTTAAAAAATAATCTTTATAATTTTAAAAATTAACATCGATAAATATTTAAATATTTATCATATAGAGGTATAGTATTACAACATTAAATTATATCTATTTAGTTTATTCTATCTATAAATCTAATGGATCATCTATTGTTTAAATCCAATTATTGATAGCTCAATAAAAAATTTTGGTAGACCCAAAATTTAAATGATAAGATTAGATATTAAATGTAACTTGACTTTCTAAAAATAGATATATTAGGTCAATTTTTTTAAAAAATCACGTATAAATCAAGTTGTGACTTTTATTTTAATATATTTAATATATAAGATAAAGCTCGTGCAAATGATAGCGTGAAACGAGGACTTGACCTAATTGCAAGTGAAGACTGACTACTGGGTTTGAGAAACGATGGCACATTAACGACCAAACATCTCCTCTATGAGTTACACACGAGTTAACGCGAGTCCACTCGTTCTGATCACCATTCTCAAGAGGCCACCGAAGGTTAGTGTGAGCCACAATAGCATAACGTTCGACTTCTTCACCAAGCCCGTCATTTTCACAATGCTTAAAAGTGACTGACATTGCTAACGGTATTTGACGGCGAGGATTGAATCTCGACGAAGTGAACGGCTCGATCTCGGCGTCGGTTGGGTAGAGAAAGCTTCGAGTTGCTTCGTTGATCGAAGGGGCGCCTCTTACGGCGACAGCACCGAGTTCGGTCGGGAGAATCGAGCTCAAGGGGACAGAACCGTAGTCGTACTTTGAATAGTTATGCATGACAATGCATGTGTACTGGAACCAGTTGGTTTGAGAATTCTCGAAACCGAAGAGGTTTAGAATCGAAGTGAATGGAGCGGTTTCACCGGCGGCGTTGACACGTGTCGCACCGACGAAGACGGAGCTCCAGAAGGCGCGAGCAGAGGCGGTTTGCTGAGGTGTGGAGAATAGTGAACCGCAGAGTTGTGGACCATGCGGTTCGTATTCTTGAATGCTTTGAGAGAAGACGTTACCGTACCATTGAAACTGAAAGCTGTCAGTGTCGTCGCTGGTGGCGAAGTGGTGAAGCTGGTCGAGGATTATGGCTGGTATAGGGATCTGTCTAGCGTAATCAGCGTTTATATGAAACGCTGAAGCGTTCCATAAGGATGTGAACTCGGGGATGATCGGAGTGATGTCGAAGAAGCGGCCGTTAAAGGAGGCTAAGGACTGGAAGAAAGAGACCAAGGGACCAGGAACTATACAAGACTGAGGAACTCGAGTTCGTTCAAGATTTGATAGTATTGAAAGAAAGATCCTAGTCTGGAACTGACGAAGTTGCGAAGGATGGTGAAGTTCCAGAGGAGAGAGATGTAGAGCTGTGAGACGATCGGGAGCCAGGAAGGAGAAGATCGGAGAAACTGGGTGGTGGTGAGCATTAGCTGGTCGCAGATTCCGAGGACGTGGAATAGCATTTGAGCGTCGGGGACGAAAGAGTTGAAGCGGGGAGGGTGGACGGTGGTGTAAGGTTGAGAGGCAGCAATCTCGAGCATGGCGTTGGGAGGAGCTATGTTGTGATTAGGGCTTTGAGGAACTGGTCCTCGGGGTGTCCGGTCGCGGCGGGAAGCATGTGGATGCATTGGTTCTCCGGGTAAAGAACAACGATGATGTTAAACGCCAGGCGACGATAGGGAGTGATTTAAAGGTAATTATAGATGGTAAGAGAGAAAATCATTTAGGGTTTCGATTTATAAATGTAAAAAGAGTCCAGTTACAAAAAAAAAATTGGTAAAAAGGGTAGAGCCACTCTGTGTTTTCCTATGTCACAAGTTACTAAAGTCACTCTGACTTTATCTATGTCACAAGTTACTAGAATTACTCTGACTTATGTCACAAGTTACTAGAGTTTGACTCCAGTTAGTAAAAGAGTACTCCAATCGATAAAAGACGCTATGACATTTGCAAGAAGATGGAGTCTCCTTTCTTTCCTATATAGAGTGAGGTACCAACTCTGAAAATTGTTTCTGAAGATACAAAGCTATCAGATACTGTGAAATGACATGACTTCAAATATGAATTTGCAGTAGGATAACAAAAGCAATAGAGTTTACTTGGTCCTGGAAGTAGCAAATACTATTAAGTGAGATGACTCGCCTGATATTCTGCTTCAACTAGAATACAATCTAGTGAATAAGGTTGTTGGAGACGAGAGATGATGCGATCCTGCCATATAAACAGGCAAAATATGCCACATTAAATAAATCATTTTGAACATAGCAGGAGATAACTTAGCATACACGAATATCCGACGGTAAGACGCTCAAACTAATAATGGGCTTTAGTTTAATACGGCCCAACGTGTTTATACGAACAAGAAATATAGCTATTGAAACAGTTGATACGTGAGTAACAACCAAAAACAAAAAAACCATATTAAGGAATATATTTGTTTCCTTCAGTCTCTGATTATTATGTATAAACAAATATAAAAAATCTAAATTTAGAAATCAAGAAACAAACCTAGTTTTGTCAGGTGCAATTCGGAAAGATCGCACAAAAACGGAAACAAAAAAAAAGTGAAACTATACTAAAACTAAAAGCATTTTTACTAAGAAGTTTTCATGAGAATATATCTTATAATAAAAATTAAAAGATGATAAAAAGTAATAAAATAGGATTTTCAAATGAGATTTTTATAGGAAGCTGAAGCGGATCGTTTGTGAGCAACACGAAAAGCCTATCTTAATCTACATGACCACAACGAATCAAACGCATTAAGAAAAGCTCAGCGGATCATAAGATAGTAAAATACTAGTGTCAATAAGTGCAATATTTGTATTACGATCTTGTCGATGGACATGTGAGTCATGTATACTGATGCCAAAGAGATTATGGTCCACCGCATGCTACATAGTTATACAAAAAAACTTACACGCCCAAATTCTTTACCTTGAGGAGTTAACAAGGGCCAGTCGCAGGAACAAAGCAATTTTCCCACCTTAGTGGTAGCAATATGATAGTAATTCTGTTAAGTGGTTTCTGCACGTTTATTAAATGTGATGGCGATTAGCGACGAGCTGCGGGACCGTCGGTGGAAGATTATGAATAGTTGGAACGTCTAAAATATTCGATCTATGAAACTTCTCTTTACCTTTTGATTTGTACAAAGACTCTTTACGTAAAGATTTTGACAGGTCTGGTCATTAATTAGTCTCTTAAACAAAAATATTAGGATTTGATTTGGACGAAAAATCCTGCATTTTATTGTTTTGCTGCTTAAATATTTTATGCTATTCTTTATATTTAAGAGAGAGCGTGAGGGATTCATTTTATCAGATAAATCTTGATCTTTGTCATCATCAATCTTAAATGTGCATTAATGGAGTCTGAGCATTTTACTCAGTAAGCACCATTAATTAGTCCATATTACTTCCTATGAGCAATAAAAAGACTCGTTGTGATGAAATTAAACAAGCAAAAGGGAGTTTGATCAAAGTGATCAATCACCATGGTAACGGCTTAATTTCAAGAACATGACGATCTTAATTAGTGACTTAAAAGTGAATGGACTTTGAAGATTCCACGTTTTTAATGTGCAAATGACTTGGAGATTAAACCAAAAACGGTATATATTGAGATTTCGGAAATGTCATAAGAGATGGTCAAATCGAGCGCTGGTCGTACACATGGGAAACCGTAAAACATCCTTTCCTAAAGGTTAACTAACGAATATTCAAACTCAGACACACAAATGCACAAGAAATCTCAATCTCTGTCCCAAAATATATATCTACTCACCAAATCAGCTAACCATACAGGGTAAGAAATAAAGCTATTAATATTAATGTGTAATAAGTGTCCATTAAAAAGTCAATTAATCTATTAAAGTTTCTTTATAAGATCGTAGGTGGGAATAGTGTAGCTTCGTTGGAGTGTAAGGGCGTCGGTGATGTGCTGGAGAAAATTTTGTCAGGGAGAGACATTTGGCACCCAATTATTTAATACTATTGTATAGTTTTTTTTGGTAAATGGAATGAAGATGTGTATACACCATCGACAGCATTATTAACTCCGTAGATTTAGAGTTAATTGAGACAGGAGGATGGCTTCCCGTGCGTTGCACGAACCACACACACCAAATTGCAAAATAACTTCTTCCTTTCTGTAACTAATGGCAAAATAATTTGCTTATGTATATATAAATAAGACTTTTTTGCTTAAATAAATAAGAGATTTTTTTTTTTTTTTTGAAAGAATGCTAAATTTATTCATCTCAAAAACCTTTGTACAATAAATGAATCAGTGTTTGGAATGATATTAACTCAACTTCTGTACAAAATTGACTATACTCTATCGACTACCAAACCAAAGCTGCATGGCAGTTTGTAGTCTTCAAGGACCTGCCCTGTTTATTGAGGAGATGCGATTTCGCACTTGCTTATCAATTCTCGAGAGTAACAGAGCAGCAGACCACTCCCGTTCTCCCACCCGACGGCCATTTCTCTCCTGCCACACAGAGTATACTGCCGTTTGATATGCATACCGAATCAGGAAGGTTGTTGTTGCATCTCTAGTACCCTCAGACACCATATTTAGAGTCTGATTCCAATTATTAGAGAACCGAGAAGCTAACAACCTACCTACAAAACCATACCAGATGGTTTGAGAATATGAGCAGGTGAAGAATAGGTGATCTCTTGATTCCATGGAGCTCTTGCACAGCAAACACAGAGTGTCAGCTTGTGGGTTCCATTTTTGGATCCTGTCCCAGTAGCTAGACGATCCTGAATGGCGAGCCATGTTATGAACGAAAACTTAGGAGTCATGCCCCTAAACCACACCCATTTGCTCCAAGTAACACGTGGGGACTGACTTCTTATGATCTCCCAAGTTTGCTTCGTACTAAAACAAGACTGAAAGTTACCTGCTTCTGTTTTCCACAATCGAGTGTCATCTTCTAGTGATAGGCCTCTGGTCCGAAGATTTAGAATCTCGTTCTCTGTCTGAACCAAAACCTCCACTCTGTGTCTGTGACGTCTGTATGTTTGGACCACAGCCTTCACAGTAGTATTTATTGGAATGCCCATGGTAATACAGCCTCGAGACCCAGTCAAGTCTATCAATCTTCCCAAAGGAGACCAATTGTCAAACCAAAAGGATGTGTAGGATCCATTACCAATCTCCATCCGAGTGAGCATCGATGCAAGGGGCCGAAATTTAAGTAAGTTCTTCCATATCCAAGACCCCAAATAGCTTCCTTCATTAACACTCCACAGTGAGCCCTTCCTTATTAGATACCGATGAATCCAGCAAACCCAAAGCGACTCCTTAGCTGACAAAACTCTCCATATCAATTTGAGACAGCAAACCGAATTCACTTCATTGAGTGACCTCAGACCCAAACCTCCTTCTTCCCGAGGTTTACACACATCCTTCCATGCGATCTTAGCTTTATGCGATGAGAGATCAGGTCCTGACCAGAGGAAGGCGCAGCATAACTGATCAATCTCCTTGATGCATTGTTTCGGAAGTCGAAATGCGGACATCCAAAAATTTGTCAAACTGTGAATCACCGAACTAATGAGCTGCAGACGACCTGCAAACGAGAGTTGTCTTGCAGTCCATGAGCTGTTTCGTTGCTTGATTCGCTGATTAAGGGGGCTGTAATCTTGCACTGTCATTCTCTTTGTCAACAGAGGGAGACCAAGGTATCGTACCGGAAGAGTCCCTGCCGCAAAGGGAAACTGATCCAGGATTTGGACCCTGTCCTCATCTTCCACTCCAGCCATAAATAATGTTGACTTCTCCAGACTTATAGTCAGCCCAGACATCTCTGCAAATTCTTTGAAAACCAACATAATGCCTTCTATCGAACTCTTCTTCCCATCTGAAAACACCAAAACATCATCGGCAAAACACAGATGTGTTAGCCTAATATCTTGACATTATGGATGGTATCCAATCCTCTGCTCAGTTGCTGCTTTGTCCATCATTCTCGATAACACTTCCATGCATATAACAAAAAGGTAAGGGGATAAAGAACAGCCTTGTCTGAGACCTCTCTTACTATTAAAATATCCAGCAAGTTCCCCATTCACCTGCACTGAGAATGACGCTAGCTCAATACACTTCTTGATCCATAACACAAATCTCTCCGGAATATTAAGGGCTGATAGAGCTGTAAGGAGGAAAGGCCATTGGACCGAATCAAAGGCTTTCGAGATTTCAATTTGGACTGCACATCTCGTCGAAACAGAGGTCTTGTGGTAACTCTTCACCAGTTCAGAAGCTAGCAGGACGTTCTCCATCAGTAAGCGGTCTTTAACGAAGGCTGACTGGTTTTTGGAGATGAAACTGGGTAGAAGAGACTTGAGCCGCCTTGCAAGTATTTTTGAGATGACTTTGTAGACAACATTACAACATGAGATGGGTCGGTAGTCCCTCATGTGTAAAGCTTCCTCTTTCTTTGGAATCAAAGCCAAAATAGTGGAGTTAAGCCCTTTAGGTAGGAATCCATTCTCGAAAAAAGATCTAATAGCCATCACAAGGTCTCCTCCTACTACCGGCCAAGCAGCTCTAAAGAATTCATAGGTGTAGCCATCCGGACCCGGAGATTTATTCCTAGCCATACCAAAAATCACCTTCCTTATCTCCTCAGCCGACACTTCTCTAACCATAGAGGATCGCATTTCCTCACTGCATCGGAAGTCCAATAAACTCTGCATATCCTCCATTGTGACACCCCTGTAATCTGCTGGTTCATATGACAGAAAGCTACTAAAGTGCGACACTGCCTCCTTCTTAATATCTTCTTGATTATCAGCCACTGTACCATCTGATCTCTGAATTTCTCTAATGGCGTTCCGAGTTTCTCTTACTCTAGCAGCACAGTGAAACTGCTTGTTGTTTCCATCTCCAATATTCAACCAATGGAGTTTCGCTTTCTGACTAAGAATTTTCTCCTCCAAGTCCGAGAGGAACTGCCATCTTTCTCAAGCTTTCGTTTCTTCTTCCATATTCAGCTGAGTCGGATCAGTCAAAGTCTGTGTCTGAGTCGTACACAACTTGATATAAGCTTCCTTCGTCTTTTTTACTATATCTCCAATTTTATCTTTACTCAGTTTCCTCAGCAGTGGTTTAAGGCTTTTCAATTTCTTTCCAAGCCGAAACAGAGTAGAGGTCGAGATATGTAATGGTACTGTCTCATCCCAGAAAGATTTGACGAGCGGGAGAAATTCCGGCATATCATCAACTGCATTCGTGAACTTAAAGGGACGTTTTGGCTTCAATTGATCTNNNNNNNNNNNNNNNNNNNNNNNNNNNNNNNNNNNNNNNNNNNNNNNNNNNNNNNNNNNNNNNNNNNNNNNNNNNNNNNNNNNNNNNNNNNNNNNNNNNNTCGTTTTGATTACAAATGGCAGCCCAAAAAATTGTAGACCATAAACGTAATGGGCTTTTTTAGTCAGATTCACGTGAAATATTTAGATTGATTAGCCAAATTGTTTTTAATAAAGCCAGTGGCAAGGATTCGTAATTACTAAGAAACATTAAGGGTTATTTTACATGTGTACTCCACTTTTAATAGGATAGATGATCAATCAACTTGAAAACGTTTAAAAAGACAACTAATCTTATTTGAACCATAAAATAATACAAGCACCGATGCAGATGCACATGTCAAATTCTAGTTTTAGCTAATGAACATATCAATTTTGGCCTATCAAAGCGAAAACAACGAGAGTACAGTCACGAGGATTTAACCATTTTGTAACATGTATATATCTTTGTTAAAATGAAAAAAATCACCAAAGTTTTTTACATTAACTTTCACAATCTTATTTATGTGAAAAATATCTCTAATTGTTTTTTATTATTTGAAAACCGCATATTATAAAGTGGTTTCGATACTCACCTATCGTAGCTAATTTTCCACAGGAAAAATGTGCATTGATAATTGTTTGTTTTAAACTGATAGATTTTTTTTTTTTTTAAATAATGTTCACCATATATTCAATTTATGTTTTTCATTTTCATGATACCATTCATACCAAATTGATAGATCAATAAAGATGGTCATTTACATGATGAAAGATAGAGCCTAAGTATCAAAGAGTGGAAAGAAAAAGAATTTCTACTATCTACCATAGATCTTGTGCTGCAACCTTCTCCCTGCAAGAGCTCATGTGTGATTTACTTCAAACCACCTTCGTAACAGGCCCTGAAGTCTGTGACATCCAGTGTACTTAAGCAAGGAGATTCTATTACAGACAACCTTATCAATGGCTCGTGACATCGCTTCAACTGACACACATGCTCCTCCATGCCGCCTTGAATTTCTCTCTCTCCAAAACAACATATATAGCTGTCTGGAACAACATAGGCGAGAGAATTCTATCCATCTGACTATAATTCGTGTGCAATAGGCTCCTAACATTGGCATCCCAATCCGGTGTAATGAACCGTCCAAGTAATCCGTCAGCAAGATTTGTCCAGACCGGGTAGGTGTACGGACAAGCAAAAAACAAGTGATCTTTGCTCTCGTTTCTTTCTCCAATAAATACTTGAAAATTGT
Proteins encoded in this window:
- the LOC106337642 gene encoding probable tyrosine-protein phosphatase At1g05000, yielding MKLIEKTMNKSIKEEEKDDGSKIFQTIEVAKVDHRSNVSPPPSAGTTTPLVEVSTGDELSLLPPLNFAMVDNGIFRSGFPDSTNFSFLKTLGLRSIISLCPEAYPENNMQFLKFNGIKLFQFGIKGSKCLPGLENEVWLHLRKHQKEGSYTNGNSKTTEPFVNISDYKIREALKVLLDEKNHPLLIHCNRGKHRTGCLVGCMRKLQKWCLTSIFDEYKRFAAAKARISDQMFMDLFDVSSFKNTPMSFSCSSS
- the LOC106339079 gene encoding uncharacterized protein LOC106339079, producing MHPHASRRDRTPRGPVPQSPNHNIAPPNAMLEIAASQPYTTVHPPRFNSFVPDAQMLFHVLGICDQLMLTTTQFLRSSPSWLPIVSQLYISLLWNFTILRNFSLASFNGRFFDITPIIPEFTSLWNASAFHINADYARQIPIPAIILDQLHHFATSDDTDSFQFQWYGNVFSQSIQEYEPHGPQLCGSLFSTPQQTASARAFWSSVFVGATRVNAAGETAPFTSILNLFGFENSQTNWFQYTCIVMHNYSKYDYGSVPLSSILPTELGAVAVRGAPSINEATRSFLYPTDAEIEPFTSSRFNPRRQIPLAMSVTFKHCENDGLGEEVERYAIVAHTNLRWPLENGDQNEWTRVNSCVTHRGDVWSLMCHRFSNPVVSLHLQLGQVLVSRYHLHELYLIY